A DNA window from Mastomys coucha isolate ucsf_1 unplaced genomic scaffold, UCSF_Mcou_1 pScaffold21, whole genome shotgun sequence contains the following coding sequences:
- the Lbx1 gene encoding transcription factor LBX1, which translates to MTSKEDGKAAPGEERRRSPLDHLPPPANSNKPLTPFSIEDILNKPSVRRSYSLCGAAHLLAAADKHAPGGLPLAGRALLSQTSPLCALEELASKTFKGLEVSVLQAAEGRDGMTIFGQRQTPKKRRKSRTAFTNHQIYELEKRFLYQKYLSPADRDQIAQQLGLTNAQVITWFQNRRAKLKRDLEEMKADVESAKKLGPSGQMDIVALAELEQNSEASGGGGGGGCGRAKSRPGSPALPPGAPQAPGGGPLQLSPASPLTDQRASSQDCSEDEEDEEIDVDD; encoded by the exons ATGACTTCCAAGGAGGACGGCAAGGCGGCGCCGGGGGAGGAGCGGCGGCGCAGCCCTCTGGACCACCTGCCGCCGCCCGCCAACTCCAACAAGCCGTTGACGCCGTTCAGCATCGAGGACATCCTCAACAAGCCGTCCGTGCGGAGAAGTTACTCGCTGTGTGGGGCGGCGCACCTGCTGGCGGCCGCCGACAAGCACGCGCCGGGCGGCTTGCCCCTGGCGGGCCGCGCTCTGCTCTCGCAGACCTCGCCGCTCTGCGCCTTGGAGGAGCTCGCCAGCAAGACCTTTAAGGGGCTGGAGGTCAGCGTCCTGCAGGCAGCCGAAG GCCGCGATGGGATGACCATCTTTGGACAGAGGCAGACGCCCAAGAAACGGCGAAAATCACGCACGGCCTTCACCAACCACCAGATATACGAATTGGAGAAACGCTTTCTATACCAGAAGTACCTGTCCCCTGCAGATCGCGACCAAATTGCGCAGCAGCTGGGCCTCACCAACGCACAGGTCATCACCTGGTTCCAGAACCGGCGAGCCAAGCTCAAGCGGGATCTGGAGGAGATGAAGGCCGACGTGGAGTCTGCCAAGAAACTGGGCCCCAGCGGGCAGATGGACATCGTGGCACTGGCCGAACTCGAGCAGAACTCGGAGGCTTcgggcggtggcggcggcggtggctGCGGCAGGGCCAAGTCTAGGCCGGGTTCTCCGGCGCTCCCCCCAGGCGCCCCGCAGGCCCCGGGCGGCGGGCCCTTGCAGCTCTCGCCCGCCTCTCCGCTCACGGACCAGCGGGCCAGCAGCCAGGACTGctcagaggatgaggaagatgaagagatcGACGTGGACGATTGA